Within Desulfolithobacter dissulfuricans, the genomic segment GGTCCGGGTGGACTCCGGTGCTACCGTATCTGCCGGCAAAACCGACCTGACCCTGTCCATCCTCGCCATCGGCGATACGGCTCTCTCCTGGGAGGGCAAGGCATCCTACAACTCGGGCACCGCCACCCGCAACCAGCAGGTCAGCTTCAACGGTGCCCTCCTGGTCAACGATCCCGCCTTTGCCCTCGACACCCGGACCGTGGCCCTGCATACCGAAGGAAAAAAAATCTCCTGGCAGGGGAAAGGAAGGTACACCTCGCCTCTGGCCGGCAAGGCCGAACATACCGTTGCCCTGGACGGGACGCTTGGAGGCGCTGGCTTGCGGTTCGCCATGCCCGGACAGCTCGATCTCTCCCAGGAAGAGCTGCAACTGGCCGGCAAAACCTCGGTACGCTTCGGTGACCAGGCCACGGTCCAGGTCGATGGCGAACTTGCCTTGAGGGGGGGCAGACAACGCATCCTCTCCCTGGTCAACGGCTCCCAGAACGATCTCAGCTGGAACGGTACGGCCTGCTGGGAGCAAAACGATCAGCAGCAGGCCGTACTCCTCGACGGCACCCTGCAGGGTGCCGGTCTCCAGGCACTGCTCGTGCCCCAAAAACGGCAACTCTTAATCGATGACCTGAAGCTCTCAACCAGGGCCTTTGATCTACGGCTTGCCGAAGGTGTCGAACTGCATGGCAATGGAGACCTGGAAGCGCAGCAACTGGTCTTCGGGGACTCGGAAACCGGACATTACCTGCTCAAAAGCCGAGAGCTGACAATCAGCGGACTGGAGGCCCCCGGGAAAGGTCCGGTAACGATCACCGGGGCCGGCCTGCTTGGCCTGGAAATCGACGGCGGGCCGGACAGAGGACTGCACCTGAGCCTGCCCTCTCTTCGCCTGAACCGGATGGAGAGCCAGAATCTACATGATTTCACCATCGACTCCCTGATCTCTGACCCGGTGACAATCACCAACACGCGGGATGGCAGCAACCAGGGAGGAATCGGTGGTCTCGAGGCCAGCAACATCCAGGCCGACACCACGGGTGAGGTCCACCTTGATCACCTCCTGGTCCAAAATGTCCATCTCTTTCCCCAGGACGAGGACACCGAGGCCCTGCATCTTGGCTCCATCACGGTCAACAAACCGGCCTGGTCGATGAAAAACGGCCTCTCGGCCGAAGAGATCGTTCTCAACGATCTCTTCATGGACCTGAAGATCGACGAGAAGGGCTCGCTCAACCTGAGCCAGGCCGTGCGGGAACTGACCGGCAGCCAGGTTCCGGTCGCCGTGGAGTGTGTCGAAGACAGACGGAATCCAGGTACAAAGCCTGCCGAGGGAGCTGACAGAGAAAAGGAACCGGCCAGGGGCTACGCCGGGCCGCCCCTGCGCCTGGAACGCATTCATCTGGAAGGGGAAAACCGCATCCTCTTTGTCGATCACCGGGCTGCCACCGACTATACCCGCAACCATCCCTTCACCATGGAGCTGGTTCCGACCAGGGCCCTGGTGGAACATATCGATTCCCTGGATCCCGAGACCCCGGCCAGCTACAGCCTGGAGGCGGTGATCGACAAGTTCTCCTACCTCTCGGTCGAAGGGACCGCCCGGCTATTCGGACCGACCTTGGTCCTGGAACAGGAGGCTCAGATCAAGAACTATCCCCTGGTCAACCTGTCGCCCTATGCAGCCGATGCCATAGGCGTGGAATTCACCCAGGGCCAGCTGGAACTGCAAGCCAAAATTCACATTGCCGACAACACCATCGACGCCGACAACAACTTTTTGTTCAAAAAAGTCGATGTTCAGACAGTGGCCAAGGAAAAGGCCAAGGCCCTGCCCTTTGATCTGGACTACGCCCTGGCCATCCTCAGGGACAGCAATGGCAATATTGAACTCAAGGTGCCCGTCTCCGGACCGCTCGACAAACTGGACGTGGGGCTTTCGGGTCTACTGATCACAGCCATGAACAAGGCGGTGGTCACCGGGGCCTCCTCCTACCTTATCTATGCCCTGGGTCCCTATGCCGCCCTGGCCTATCTGGGCGCCAAGGTGGGTAACGAGATACTCAAGACCCGGCTGGCGCCGGTGGAATTCACGCCGGGCAGTGATGTCTTGAGCGAAAAACAGACCGACTATCTCGACCGGGTGGCCAAAATCCTCCGGGAGCGGCCCAAGCTGGAGCTTCAGCTCTGTCCGAAGCTGGCCCGGGACGACCTCCCCCCGACACCAAGGTCGACGAGCTCAGTTCCGAGGCAAAAGAGCGTCTCCTGGACCTTGGCGAGAGGCGGGCCATCGCGGTCCGGGATTTCCTCACCGGAAACCACGGTATCGATCCCAAACGGCTGCTCATCTGTTCATCGGCCCTTGATACCGGCAACGGGGGCAAGCCGCGGGTCGACCTGCAGCTCTGACCGCCACCGGGTCGACCGCTCAGCCCCAGATGCCCTGGATCGCTTCGCCGCATTCGGGGCAGTGGGCCAGGCGCGGATTATCACCGAGGCGCAACCGGTTCTCCTCGAGGGAAAAACCGAGCCTGGTAATGAGGGCGACGCCGCAGGCAGGGCACCAGGTATTTTCTCCGCCTTCACCCGGCACATTGCCCTCGTAGACAAACCGCAGTCCTTCGGCAAGACCGATGTCCCTGGCCCGCCGCAGGGTGGCCACCGGGGTGGGTGGCCGGTCGGTGAGTTTATAGGTGGGATAAAAGGCGGTCACATGCCAGGGAATGGAGGGATCGATACTGTAGATGAAGCGGGCAATGTCTCGCAGTTCCTCGTCCGAGTCGTTGAGCCCGGGGATCACCAGGGTGGTCACCTCGACCCAGATCCCTGCCTCGTGCATAAGCCGGACCGTATCCAGCACCGGCTGGAGCCGGGCCGAACAGATACGGCGATAGAAGTCCTCGGTAAAGCCCTTGATGTCGATATTGATCCCGTCCAGCAGCGGGGCCATATCCTGGATCACCTCCGGCGTCATGTAGCCGTTTGATACAAAGACATTTCTGATGGAACGGGCATGGGCCAGCTCCATGCAGTCGCGGGCGAATTCATAGAAGATGGTGGGTTCCACATAAGTATAGCTGATGCTGGCACAACCCGTTCGCTCCGCCGCAGCCACTACCTCTTCCGGTGACCGATAGGTACCGGCGATGCCACCGTGATGCAGGTGCGGATACTGGGAGATGTCATAGTTCTGGCAGTGGAGACAGCGGAAGTTGCACCCCACGGTGGAGATGGACCAGGATTTCGAGGCTGGAAGAAAATGAAACAAAGGTTTTTTCTCGATGGGATCGCTGCTTTCCGCCACCAGATGCCCGTAGACCAGGGTATAGAGCGTCCCTTCCCGATTCTCGCGTACTCCGCAGATACCACGGCGTCCCGGTTTGATCAGGCAGCGGTGATTGCAGAGTCTGCACTGGACCTTGCCGTCCTCCTTTCTGGTGTAGAAACGTGCCTCGTGCATGGTATCCCTCCCTTGTTGCAGATCAACTGTCAGCAAACCCCTGAAAAAAACTATAATACCTATTTCCGGTATGGGAAACCGGCACCCTTGATTTTCCGGCCAGATCGCATAACGTATCTTGATCTGGCGGCGATCCCGGGCTATCTTTTCAGCTGGTGCCACCCGTCCAGGTGCCGGCAAAAAGACCATTTCTCAATGGCCGCCTAGCCCGCATATTTCACAATGATCGTGGCGAAAGGCCTGAAAACGGTGTGGATGAAAGGAACAGCTTCAAAAAGAGCCGCAGACATATTGAAATATTTCGAGGACTCTTTTTGAAGCTGTGACGCAGCAGGCGAGGTGTTTTCAGGCCTTGCAGTAGATCGCTTGTGAAATATGCGGGCTAACACCGATCCCGGCTGTCTGATGGTGCTAACCAGCATGGTTGGACCACATTTCAGTACTGTCCAGCCACAACAACTCATGAAAATCACTATGGAATTATCCAAACCTGTGGTGTTTTTCGGACAAACCTGTTTCGGAAGGATCCCATGCACTGGAAAAAAACTTCTCTTTTTCTCCTCTTTCTGACGCTGTCCACCTCGCTGCCCGCCGTGGCCTTGGCCAGAATCACGGTTTTTGTCTCTATCCTGCCCCAGGAATATTTTGTCGAACGGGTGGGTGGCGAACGGGTCCAGGTTCAGGCCCTGGTCCAGCCAGGCCAGAGTCCGGTCACCTACGCCCCGACACCACGGCAGATGGCGGCCCTGTCCCGGGCCGATGTCTATTTTCGCATCGGTGTGCCGTTTGAAAACAGCCTGATACCCAAGCTGCAGCGCTCCATACCCCATCTCTCCATCATCGACCTGCGTCAGGGACTGGATCTGCTACCCGGCGACCACGACCACGAAGGCCACGGGGCGGGTGATGAGCATGTCGAAGACAGGCGACACGACGAAGAAATGGACCCGCACACCTGGCTCGATCCCCGGCTTGTCAAAAAACAGGCGGCTCTCATCCGCGATACCCTGATCCGTCTCGATCCCGAAGGAAAAGAGCTCTACCAGCTGAACTATGAAACCTTTGCCGCGGATCTCGAGGCTCTGGACCGCAGACTCAGGGAGGTGCTCGCACCCCTGTCCGGCCAGACCATCTATGTTTTTCATCCAGCTTACGGCTATTTCTGCCGGGCCTACGGCCT encodes:
- the amrS gene encoding AmmeMemoRadiSam system radical SAM enzyme; its protein translation is MHEARFYTRKEDGKVQCRLCNHRCLIKPGRRGICGVRENREGTLYTLVYGHLVAESSDPIEKKPLFHFLPASKSWSISTVGCNFRCLHCQNYDISQYPHLHHGGIAGTYRSPEEVVAAAERTGCASISYTYVEPTIFYEFARDCMELAHARSIRNVFVSNGYMTPEVIQDMAPLLDGINIDIKGFTEDFYRRICSARLQPVLDTVRLMHEAGIWVEVTTLVIPGLNDSDEELRDIARFIYSIDPSIPWHVTAFYPTYKLTDRPPTPVATLRRARDIGLAEGLRFVYEGNVPGEGGENTWCPACGVALITRLGFSLEENRLRLGDNPRLAHCPECGEAIQGIWG
- a CDS encoding metal ABC transporter solute-binding protein, Zn/Mn family, whose translation is MHWKKTSLFLLFLTLSTSLPAVALARITVFVSILPQEYFVERVGGERVQVQALVQPGQSPVTYAPTPRQMAALSRADVYFRIGVPFENSLIPKLQRSIPHLSIIDLRQGLDLLPGDHDHEGHGAGDEHVEDRRHDEEMDPHTWLDPRLVKKQAALIRDTLIRLDPEGKELYQLNYETFAADLEALDRRLREVLAPLSGQTIYVFHPAYGYFCRAYGLRQKAVAPGGKGPGPRHLARLIASARKDNVHVIFVQPQFSSSSARVIARAIDGVVIPLDPLARDYLANMERIAGRIAAAFSPTVGSSPRRP